TGAGACGGTAGTCATCGAGCGGGACTGACCTGCGACGGATTCGAAAAGCGTAGCAGGGTCGCACGATCGTGACTGACACCGCCACACTGATCACTTAAGCCGAGCGGCGCTTGGTTACTCTGTCTTCCCGATCGCAACCAAACGTTTGGTTGTTCGGATGAACAGCACGCCACCGGCGACCGCTGGAGTGGCGAAACACGGTTCGCCCATTGGGTTCTCTGCCAACGATTCATATTCAGGACCGGACTTCAACACATAAACCGTCCCGTTCTCTGATGCACAAACCACGTTCCCATCAACGGACAACAGCGACGCAATCACACCGGCCTCTTTCCCAAGGCGTTTTTCGAACATTTTCTCGCCGGTAATCGCGTGAAAGCAACGCACCACGCCATTCGAGTTGCCTAGATACAAATAGTCGCCCGACACGACCGGAGTCGACATGTACGATCCTCCACGTTCCACGCTCCACACGAGCGGATTGGGCTCGTCATCCGATTCCTCTTCAGACTCTTCATCCGAGTCAATCAACACCGTCCCCCGCGTTTCGGGCCGCACCACATAAATGGGTGCCTTCCCACCGTGCGCGTTGGTGATGTAGATCCAGCCATTGGCTATAAAAGGAGTTGGGATAGGATTGTCACCGCCACCTTCAAGACGCCACAGCTCTTCGCCGGTTTCGAAGTCATACGACACGATCCAAGGAAAGCCATTGACGACCATCTGAGTGACGCCATCCGCTTCAAAAATCAACGGAGATCCCCAGCTGCGTTCACAAACTTCGGAACGGTCGGACCTCCATACTTCTTCGCCGTCGGACAACTGCAACACGGTGACAAACGGATGATCAGGATCATCACCGATCACCGCCACCCGTCCCCCGTGTATCGCCGGTGAGCTCGCGTAGCCCCAGCCAATCCCGTACTTACTGACGTCGATCACGCCGAGATCTCGTTCCCAGATCAAAGTTCCGTCTAGGTCATAGCAATGCAACCCCTCGGAACCGAAGCAGGCCACCACGCGGTCACCGTCAACACAAACGCTACTATTCGCGTGAGTCGCTTTACTGTGACGGGTTGCCTTGGGTTCACCATGGTGAGCCGTCTTTCGCCAAAGCTCTTCGCCTGTTGATTTGTCGTAACAAAGAATGATCCAGCTATACGAACCGCCGTCTTCCGCCGCGTCAATATTTCCACCCGCCGCGATATTTAGTTCCGTTTCGCCCTCGTCTGGAACCGCCGTCAGTAAGAAAATACGTTCGCCGACAATGACCGGACTGGAGTGACCAAGCCCGGGCACTTCGGCTTCCCAAAGCACGCCCTCGTTGGGCCCGTCTTCCGAATCCGCGTTCCACTGAGTTGGCACTTCACCGCCATCGGCAACACCGCGACCACCAGGTCCTCGGAAGGATGGCCAGTCAGTCGTTGATTGAGAATACGCCGCAACCGATGGACCGACAGCGACGAATAAGAGCGTCAACAAACTCGTGGAGGGGAACAACTTCGATCGAATCATTTCTTGCTCGCGCGGTTGAGAAATATGCGGTTCACGTCATCTGAGTTGGATACGACGATATCAGCGAAGCCGTCGCCGTCCAGGTCCCCGACATCGAGTCCATACGTTGCCGACGCCTTGCCAAACGGTACTTCGTCAAACGTCAGTTCGGTGCCTCGACGCAAGAACACTGATCCAGGCTCATTCAAATTGCCAACAACAATGTCGAGATCGCCGTCATTGTTCATATCCGCGATCGATAGCGCATAAGTTTGCCCTGATGCGGACCCAAATTCGGCGTCACTCACCATGCCTCCCGCACCATCGCCCAGGAATATCTGGTTCGCTCGTCCAATGTTGGCGACCACCCAATCCAGTTTCCCATCCCCGTTTAAATCCGCGATGGCCACCGCCCGCGAATGATCATCACCGCTTCCGAACGGAACACTTTGGGTGAATTTTAACTTCGAATCACCCAATAGCACTTCGTTGGGTTGGCGGTCCCGATTCGCCAACACCAAGTCAAGATACCCGTCACCGTTGAGGTCGCCGGCCGCGACATCGATTGTGGAATCGCGATCCGTGCCAAACGTGGGCCCCGACGTGAAGTTCGCTGCGCCATCGTTCAGGTAAATGCGATTGGGTCGACCACGGCACGTCGCAATCAAGTCAACATCCCCATCCTGATCAAGATCCACCGTCAACAGACTACGAAGACTCGACACTTCTCCGTATTCACCATGAACGGCAAAGTTCCCGGAGCCATCGTTCAAGAACACCTCGCCCTGAGCCATGTCGTTCCCAGTGGCAATGTCCAAATCGCCGTCGCCGTCCAGATCCGCCAATTCGCATGCATAGGTGGTTCGTTGATCACCACCAAGCGGGCGAATGATCGAGAACTTGGCTTTCCCCTGATTGATCAACAGTTCGTTCTGCTGAGGCCAATGACGCCCGTTGGCGACCACAACGTCCAGGTCACCGTCACTGTCGATGTCGCCCAATCGAACCGACGCCGATCGCAGGCGTTCAGTGCCAAGCGTCAGTCGCTCGCTAGTCACGAACATGCGATCTTGCGCAACAACCGCATCCCAAGGCCACAACATCAAGGCTAACGCAGTCACCCAAAAAATTGATCGC
The DNA window shown above is from Neorhodopirellula lusitana and carries:
- a CDS encoding PQQ-binding-like beta-propeller repeat protein: MIRSKLFPSTSLLTLLFVAVGPSVAAYSQSTTDWPSFRGPGGRGVADGGEVPTQWNADSEDGPNEGVLWEAEVPGLGHSSPVIVGERIFLLTAVPDEGETELNIAAGGNIDAAEDGGSYSWIILCYDKSTGEELWRKTAHHGEPKATRHSKATHANSSVCVDGDRVVACFGSEGLHCYDLDGTLIWERDLGVIDVSKYGIGWGYASSPAIHGGRVAVIGDDPDHPFVTVLQLSDGEEVWRSDRSEVCERSWGSPLIFEADGVTQMVVNGFPWIVSYDFETGEELWRLEGGGDNPIPTPFIANGWIYITNAHGGKAPIYVVRPETRGTVLIDSDEESEEESDDEPNPLVWSVERGGSYMSTPVVSGDYLYLGNSNGVVRCFHAITGEKMFEKRLGKEAGVIASLLSVDGNVVCASENGTVYVLKSGPEYESLAENPMGEPCFATPAVAGGVLFIRTTKRLVAIGKTE
- a CDS encoding FG-GAP repeat domain-containing protein — protein: MNGVERSIFWVTALALMLWPWDAVVAQDRMFVTSERLTLGTERLRSASVRLGDIDSDGDLDVVVANGRHWPQQNELLINQGKAKFSIIRPLGGDQRTTYACELADLDGDGDLDIATGNDMAQGEVFLNDGSGNFAVHGEYGEVSSLRSLLTVDLDQDGDVDLIATCRGRPNRIYLNDGAANFTSGPTFGTDRDSTIDVAAGDLNGDGYLDLVLANRDRQPNEVLLGDSKLKFTQSVPFGSGDDHSRAVAIADLNGDGKLDWVVANIGRANQIFLGDGAGGMVSDAEFGSASGQTYALSIADMNNDGDLDIVVGNLNEPGSVFLRRGTELTFDEVPFGKASATYGLDVGDLDGDGFADIVVSNSDDVNRIFLNRASKK